The Dehalogenimonas lykanthroporepellens BL-DC-9 genome includes a window with the following:
- a CDS encoding phosphoribosyltransferase (PFAM: phosphoribosyltransferase~KEGG: det:DET1458 ComF family protein, putative) has protein sequence MLGRLLGGQDRLLNFFFPRYCLGCGREGAYFCQSCRRDLPFQLPPFCPRCGKGLDHHPSCDDIAPELTALHSVFRFEGVIKKAVHQFKYNNLRDLAGPLGGYLAEYMKLHDLTADALVPVPLHKSRLRERGYNQSELLAIMIHRLTDTPVFVDTLRKTRSTRPQAESQSVTDRRNAVADAFRCYNSSLTGRSVILIDDVATSGATLNACARALTAGGAAEVRALTLAREI, from the coding sequence ATGTTAGGCCGGCTGTTGGGCGGTCAGGACAGGCTACTCAATTTTTTCTTTCCCCGATACTGCCTGGGTTGCGGACGTGAGGGCGCCTATTTCTGTCAGAGCTGTCGCCGGGACCTGCCCTTTCAACTGCCTCCTTTCTGCCCCAGATGCGGCAAGGGATTGGACCATCACCCCTCCTGCGACGACATCGCTCCGGAACTGACCGCCCTGCATTCCGTCTTCCGCTTCGAAGGCGTCATCAAGAAGGCGGTGCACCAGTTCAAGTACAATAACCTTCGCGATCTGGCCGGCCCGCTGGGCGGCTATCTGGCCGAATATATGAAACTCCATGACCTGACGGCGGATGCCCTGGTGCCGGTGCCTCTGCACAAGTCCCGGCTTCGGGAACGCGGCTACAACCAGTCCGAACTGCTGGCCATCATGATTCACCGCCTGACCGATACCCCGGTGTTCGTCGATACTCTCAGGAAGACGAGGTCTACCCGGCCGCAGGCCGAAAGCCAGTCCGTAACCGACCGCCGGAATGCTGTTGCCGATGCTTTTCGGTGCTATAATAGTAGCCTGACAGGCCGGAGCGTTATCCTGATAGACGATGTCGCCACCTCCGGGGCCACCCTCAACGCCTGCGCCCGGGCGCTGACAGCCGGCGGAGCGGCTGAGGTCAGAGCCTTAACGCTGGCCCGCGAAATCTAA